In Erigeron canadensis isolate Cc75 chromosome 1, C_canadensis_v1, whole genome shotgun sequence, a single window of DNA contains:
- the LOC122581790 gene encoding protein RDM16-like isoform X2: MWVPMPMVEQKNYTVRQLEPHVTPLWHPAILSLSTDGSSADAGKSGGISLDALSKAKATLLRQKELAEKMKKISVLNKGANSSIDRSGQVASNNVPKAPSSAGVPVTATGATTSMQSHGSSVPQLAGLTGPKVEAVKRAQELAAKMGFRQDPEFAPLINMFPGQLPPDVTLQPKPAKTLVLRLDALGREVDEHGNVVNIAKPNSLSTLKVNINKQKKDAFQILKPELEVDPDKNPYFDPRMGIDKVKLLRPKKMTFQFVEEGKWAKEAEIIKLKSQFGEAQAREFRAKQAQLAKAKAEPDINPNLIEVSERIITKEKLKDPIPDVEWWDVPLLDAGTYGNITEGGVAEDVLKKEKITLYVEHPRPIEPPAEPALPPPQPLKLTQKERKKLRTQRRLATEKNRQEMIRQGLLEPPKPKVKMSNLMKVLGSEATQDPTRLEMEVRSAAAEREQAHVDRNIARKLTPAERREKKERKLFDDNNTLETIVSVYKVNDLSHPQTRFKVDVNAQENRLSGCAVISEGICVVVVEGGTKSIKRYQKLMLKRINWAAAVKDEDEDEVDDEKPKNKCVLVWQGSVAKPSFHRFLVHECRTENAARKIFSDAGVGHYWDLSVNFSDEV; encoded by the exons ATGTGGGTTCCAATGCCAAT GGTGGAACAAAAGAATTACACAGTAAGGCAATTGGAACCCCACGTGACACCCCTATGGCACCCAGCCATCCTCTCCCTAAG TACAGATGGAAGTTCTGCAGATGCTGGCAAGAGTGGTGGTATCTCACTCGATGCATTATCTAAGGCTAAAGCAACTTTACTCAGGCAAAAGGAGCTTGCggaaaagatgaagaagatcTCTGTG TTAAACAAAGGTGCCAACTCAAGCATAGATAGAAGTGGTCAGGTGGCTTCAAATAACGTGCCAAAAGCTCCATCTAGTGCAGGGGTACCTGTAACTGCTACTGGTGCCACTACATCCATGCAGTCACATGGTAGTAGTGTGCCCCAACTTGCAGGACTTACTGGTCCTAAGGTCGAAGCTGTAAAACGTGCACAAGAGCTTGCTGCCAAGATGGGCTTTAGACAGGACCCAGAGTTTGCTCCACTTATAAACATGTTCCCTGGACAGTTGCCACCAGATGTCACTCTTCAACCCAAGCCTGCTAAGACGCTTGTTCTTCGTCTGGATGCGTTGGGAAGGGAAGTGGATGAACATGGGAACGTGGTGAATATAGCAAAGCCGAACAGTCTCAGCACTCTTAAG GTTAATATTAATAAGCAGAAAAAAGATGCATTTCAGATTCTCAAACCTGAATTGGAAGTGGACCCAGATAAAAATCCTTACTTTGATCCTAGAATGGGAATTGATAAAGTCAAGCTATTAAGGCCTAAAAAGATGACCTTTCAGTTTGTAGAGGAAGGTAAATGGGCTAAGGAGGCAGAGATCATCAAGTTAAAG AGTCAATTTGGAGAAGCACAGGCTAGAGAGTTTAGAGCAAAGCAAGCACAGCTTGCTAAGGCCAAGGCTGAACCTGATATTAATCCAAATCTCATTGAAGTGTCTGAGAGAATTATTACTAAAGAGAAGCTGAAGGACCCTATTCCTGATGTTGAGTGGTG GGATGTGCCACTTCTGGATGCTGGTACTTATGGAAACATCACCGAAGGTGGGGTAGCAGAAGATGTgctaaagaaagaaaagatcaCTTTATACGTGGAACACCCCCGTCCTATCGAACCACCAGCTGAGCCTGCCTTACCACCGCCTCAACCCTTAAAACTCACGCAAAAAGAACGCAAAAAGCTTCGTACTCAGAGACGTTTAGCTACTGAGAAAAACCGTCAAGAAATGATCAGACAAGGTCTTTTAGAACCTCCTAAGCCGAAAGTCAAAATGAGCAATTTGATGAAAGTTCTTGGATCAGAAGCAACCCAAGACCCAACCCGGCTAGAAATGGAGGTAAGAAGTGCTGCAGCTGAGCGTGAGCAAGCCCATGTTGACAGAAACATTGCACGGAAGCTAACACCAGCGGAAAGgcgtgaaaagaaagaaaggaaactTTTTGATGACAATAACACTCTTGAGACAATAGTTTCTGTGTACAAAGTTAACGACCTTTCTCACCCTCAGACAAGGTTTAAAGTTGATGTTAATGCTCAAGAAAACAGGCTTTCGGGATGCGCAGTTATTTCAGAGGGTATCTGTGTTGTGGTGGTGGAAGGCGGTACTAAATCTATAAAACGGTATCAGAAGCTGATGCTGAAACGTATAAACTGGGCTGCTGCCGTGAAAGATGAAGACGAAGATGAAGTTGATGATGAGAAACCAAAGAACAAATGTGTGTTGGTGTGGCAAGGTAGTGTTGCTAAGCCTAGTTTCCATAGGTTTTTGGTGCATGAGTGCAGGACTGAGAATGCTGCACGTAAGATTTTTTCTGATGCTGGAGTTGGTCATTACTGGGATTTGTCAGTTAACTTCTCAGATGAGGTGTGA
- the LOC122592949 gene encoding uncharacterized protein LOC122592949, with the protein MAKQGGHKVFPAHLVAEAISTLHGLDLRWSGPITPHEMEYVKQYIFAKYPEYGNGLIVEEGDKIDLYNLCSNDESNLEASMSDDKRRYSPRVISIKDSSSPSSFSPTNDLDGTQLAPSKLLGILNKKSSFEGNFMSIPEIQARNKALQNCGLQEDEYLVLFTPTFKEALAMIGESYPFFRGNYYMSIISEKEDSIREFVTTKESKVIAAPESWLDLRIKGSQLSQYFRRKSKYSPKGLFAYPAYINGTSYSMHWISEAHRNSWHVLLDASEIDPTKERLTLALHRPDFVICSVDNTHAQPSKINCLLVRRKSFETAQPLTE; encoded by the coding sequence ATGGCAAAACAGGGAGGACATAAGGTATTTCCAGCACACTTGGTAGCCGAAGCTATTTCAACACTTCATGGGCTTGACCTAAGATGGTCAGGCCCTATCACACCACACGAAATGGAATATgtcaaacaatatatttttgcAAAATACCCTGAATATGGTAACGGCCTTATAGTTGAAGAGGGAGACAAGATTGATTTATACAATCTTTGTAGCAACGACGAGTCGAATTTAGAAGCAAGTATGAGCGACGACAAAAGGAGGTATTCTCCTAGAGTTATTTCCATAAAAGACTCGTCTTCACCTTCTTCCTTTAGTCCCACAAATGATCTTGATGGCACGCAATTAGCGCCTTCAAAATTGCTAGGAATTCTAAACAAAAAATCTTCATTTGAAGGTAACTTCATGTCGATACCGGAGATCCAGGCACGAAATAAGGCCTTACAAAATTGTGGACTGCAAGAAGATGAGTATCTTGTTTTATTCACACCAACTTTTAAAGAAGCTTTGGCAATGATTGGAGAATCATACCCTTTCTTTAGAGGGAATTACTACATGAGTATTATTAGTGAAAAAGAAGACTCTATTAGAGAATTCGTGACCACTAAAGAGTCCAAAGTCATAGCGGCTCCAGAGTCGTGGTTGGATCTACGGATCAAAGGGTCACAACTTAGTCAATATTTCAGAAGAAAGAGCAAGTATAGTCCTAAAGGACTATTTGCGTATCCAGCATATATCAATGGGACTAGTTACTCGATGCACTGGATATCAGAGGCCCATCGAAATTCCTGGCATGTTCTTTTAGATGCGAGTGAAATAGACCCGACAAAGGAACGGTTAACATTGGCCCTTCATCGGCCTGATTTCGTGATTTGTAGTGTAGATAATACACATGCTCAACCGTCGAAAATCAATTGCCTTTTGGTGAGGAGAAAATCGTTCGAGACTGCTCAACCTTTAACTGAGTAG
- the LOC122581790 gene encoding protein RDM16-like isoform X1: MERSSGRRDSDRDRDSSKHHHHHRSKHSDGHRRSERERSEDGDKSHDKESREDKIKRGHHSHTNNNKRKERDRDRDSEEEEDEKEKYYEKRARVSDERKERRRFEDKMAAAEDELDRIQRKEKAHIHDNTPLKTDVGSNANGGTKELHSKAIGTPRDTPMAPSHPLPKVSSISTKHENEGVNSNRSHEVPGKSSTDGSSADAGKSGGISLDALSKAKATLLRQKELAEKMKKISVLNKGANSSIDRSGQVASNNVPKAPSSAGVPVTATGATTSMQSHGSSVPQLAGLTGPKVEAVKRAQELAAKMGFRQDPEFAPLINMFPGQLPPDVTLQPKPAKTLVLRLDALGREVDEHGNVVNIAKPNSLSTLKVNINKQKKDAFQILKPELEVDPDKNPYFDPRMGIDKVKLLRPKKMTFQFVEEGKWAKEAEIIKLKSQFGEAQAREFRAKQAQLAKAKAEPDINPNLIEVSERIITKEKLKDPIPDVEWWDVPLLDAGTYGNITEGGVAEDVLKKEKITLYVEHPRPIEPPAEPALPPPQPLKLTQKERKKLRTQRRLATEKNRQEMIRQGLLEPPKPKVKMSNLMKVLGSEATQDPTRLEMEVRSAAAEREQAHVDRNIARKLTPAERREKKERKLFDDNNTLETIVSVYKVNDLSHPQTRFKVDVNAQENRLSGCAVISEGICVVVVEGGTKSIKRYQKLMLKRINWAAAVKDEDEDEVDDEKPKNKCVLVWQGSVAKPSFHRFLVHECRTENAARKIFSDAGVGHYWDLSVNFSDEV, from the exons ATGGAAAGATCGAGCGGCAGGCGGGATTCCGATCGAGATAGGGATTCATCCAagcatcaccaccaccatcgatCCAAACACTCCGACGGCCATCGTCGGTCGGAACGCGAGAGATCTGAAGACGGCGATAAATCACACGACAAGGAATCGAGAGAAGATAAAATCAAAAGAGGGCATCATTctcatactaataataataaaaggaagGAGAGAGATAGGGATAGGGAtagcgaagaagaagaagatgagaaAGAAAAGTATTATGAGAAAAGAGCTAGGGTTTCTGATGAACGAAAAGAGAGAAGAAGGTTTGAAGATAAAATGGCTGCTGCTGAAGATGAATTAGATAGAATTCAAAGGAAAGAGAAAGCTCACATTCATGATAATACACCCTTGAAAACTGATGTGGGTTCCAATGCCAAT GGTGGAACAAAAGAATTACACAGTAAGGCAATTGGAACCCCACGTGACACCCCTATGGCACCCAGCCATCCTCTCCCTAAGGTATCTTCGATTTCTACCAAACATGAAAATGAAGGAGTTAATAGTAACAGATCTCATGAGGTTCCTGGGAAATCCAGTACAGATGGAAGTTCTGCAGATGCTGGCAAGAGTGGTGGTATCTCACTCGATGCATTATCTAAGGCTAAAGCAACTTTACTCAGGCAAAAGGAGCTTGCggaaaagatgaagaagatcTCTGTG TTAAACAAAGGTGCCAACTCAAGCATAGATAGAAGTGGTCAGGTGGCTTCAAATAACGTGCCAAAAGCTCCATCTAGTGCAGGGGTACCTGTAACTGCTACTGGTGCCACTACATCCATGCAGTCACATGGTAGTAGTGTGCCCCAACTTGCAGGACTTACTGGTCCTAAGGTCGAAGCTGTAAAACGTGCACAAGAGCTTGCTGCCAAGATGGGCTTTAGACAGGACCCAGAGTTTGCTCCACTTATAAACATGTTCCCTGGACAGTTGCCACCAGATGTCACTCTTCAACCCAAGCCTGCTAAGACGCTTGTTCTTCGTCTGGATGCGTTGGGAAGGGAAGTGGATGAACATGGGAACGTGGTGAATATAGCAAAGCCGAACAGTCTCAGCACTCTTAAG GTTAATATTAATAAGCAGAAAAAAGATGCATTTCAGATTCTCAAACCTGAATTGGAAGTGGACCCAGATAAAAATCCTTACTTTGATCCTAGAATGGGAATTGATAAAGTCAAGCTATTAAGGCCTAAAAAGATGACCTTTCAGTTTGTAGAGGAAGGTAAATGGGCTAAGGAGGCAGAGATCATCAAGTTAAAG AGTCAATTTGGAGAAGCACAGGCTAGAGAGTTTAGAGCAAAGCAAGCACAGCTTGCTAAGGCCAAGGCTGAACCTGATATTAATCCAAATCTCATTGAAGTGTCTGAGAGAATTATTACTAAAGAGAAGCTGAAGGACCCTATTCCTGATGTTGAGTGGTG GGATGTGCCACTTCTGGATGCTGGTACTTATGGAAACATCACCGAAGGTGGGGTAGCAGAAGATGTgctaaagaaagaaaagatcaCTTTATACGTGGAACACCCCCGTCCTATCGAACCACCAGCTGAGCCTGCCTTACCACCGCCTCAACCCTTAAAACTCACGCAAAAAGAACGCAAAAAGCTTCGTACTCAGAGACGTTTAGCTACTGAGAAAAACCGTCAAGAAATGATCAGACAAGGTCTTTTAGAACCTCCTAAGCCGAAAGTCAAAATGAGCAATTTGATGAAAGTTCTTGGATCAGAAGCAACCCAAGACCCAACCCGGCTAGAAATGGAGGTAAGAAGTGCTGCAGCTGAGCGTGAGCAAGCCCATGTTGACAGAAACATTGCACGGAAGCTAACACCAGCGGAAAGgcgtgaaaagaaagaaaggaaactTTTTGATGACAATAACACTCTTGAGACAATAGTTTCTGTGTACAAAGTTAACGACCTTTCTCACCCTCAGACAAGGTTTAAAGTTGATGTTAATGCTCAAGAAAACAGGCTTTCGGGATGCGCAGTTATTTCAGAGGGTATCTGTGTTGTGGTGGTGGAAGGCGGTACTAAATCTATAAAACGGTATCAGAAGCTGATGCTGAAACGTATAAACTGGGCTGCTGCCGTGAAAGATGAAGACGAAGATGAAGTTGATGATGAGAAACCAAAGAACAAATGTGTGTTGGTGTGGCAAGGTAGTGTTGCTAAGCCTAGTTTCCATAGGTTTTTGGTGCATGAGTGCAGGACTGAGAATGCTGCACGTAAGATTTTTTCTGATGCTGGAGTTGGTCATTACTGGGATTTGTCAGTTAACTTCTCAGATGAGGTGTGA